In a single window of the Bacteroidota bacterium genome:
- the rplD gene encoding 50S ribosomal protein L4 — MELTVLKTDGSKTARTVTLPDSIFGIVPSEHAVYMDVRSIRDNSHLGLHKVKARSEVRGGGKKPWRQKGRGGARAGTIRSGVWVGGGSIFGPVPHDYYTGINKKVKRLAQKSALTAKAAGNAVVVVEDFTFEKPKTRSMVSVMNKLSGGDKKVLLLTGSTDKNVYLSGRNLQKVTVKSVEDFSTYDIVNADVLVLQEKALSGLERLAK, encoded by the coding sequence CAGACGGAAGCAAGACTGCTCGGACAGTAACCCTGCCCGATTCAATCTTCGGTATCGTTCCAAGTGAGCATGCTGTTTATATGGACGTACGCTCCATCAGAGACAACAGTCATCTTGGACTGCACAAAGTAAAAGCACGCAGCGAAGTACGTGGTGGCGGTAAGAAGCCATGGCGTCAAAAAGGACGGGGTGGTGCCCGTGCCGGTACCATCAGGTCCGGTGTGTGGGTAGGCGGAGGTTCCATTTTTGGACCCGTGCCTCATGATTATTACACGGGGATCAACAAAAAGGTGAAACGGCTGGCCCAGAAATCAGCCCTGACTGCCAAAGCAGCCGGAAATGCTGTGGTGGTGGTTGAGGATTTCACATTCGAGAAACCGAAAACCCGCAGCATGGTATCAGTGATGAACAAGCTGTCTGGCGGTGACAAGAAAGTGCTCTTGCTGACCGGCTCCACCGATAAAAATGTGTACCTCTCTGGACGGAACCTGCAGAAAGTCACAGTAAAGTCGGTTGAAGATTTTTCAACCTATGATATTGTGAATGCAGATGTGCTCGTTCTTCAGGAAAAGGCCTTAAGTGGATTGGAAAGGTTGGCAAAGTAA